The region GTCAATCTCTAATTACTCCTAGCTGTGGGACAGGTGCTTTGCCAGTACCGCTGGCACAACATGTCTATTCATTAACTGCTGACGTATCGAGGCGCTTGCAAATGGCGCTTGCTTGCTGACAGGTACCTTCGCTGGGTGTATAATGTACACGACGTTTAAATCACAAGTGGGGTGAAGTAAGGCGAGGTTGTTTTTCTGTATAGAGTTGCCTCAGAACATAAGGGAACTTTTAACTTCTGTGCAAGCGAAGATAGACCACCCAGGGCTGCCAATCAAGTGGGTTGAACCGTATAATCTGCATATAACTCTTCTTTTTCTAGGTGAGCTTGCACCGCATTACTTGCCGGTGATGGAGACTGCAGTGTTGCCTAGAGTATCAAGGATACCTCCTTATATGGTATCGCTGGACAAGCTTGGGTTTTTCCCTAATTCGCAAAAGCCAAAAGTCATCTGGGTAGGCATTGATGAGGGTCGAGACGATACAATAAAGCTTCACGATATTATTGTTGAAGCCCTAGCTACGGGTGCTATAAGGGGGAAAGCTGAAGGGCACAGGTTTTTCCCTCACATAACTTTGGGTCGTATACGAGAATCAAGACAAGGAAGCTGCAATCGCGGCAGTATCAGACTTCAAACATCGATCCCAAAGACAAGCTTTAAAGTTGATTATGTTACGCTCATGCGAAGTGATTTGACGGCGAAGGGACCCATTTATACGCCGGTGTTCAATGCTCCACTTCTTTCGAAGTAATGGCCACTGAACAATGTAAGGGAACCAAACGTCGACTAGGAGGTTAACAGCGTGTTGGAAAAAGAAAAAGCTTTGGAAATGGCTGTTACTCAAATTGAAAGACAATTTGGCAAGGGAGCCATAATGAAGCTAGGAGAAGCTTCTGCCAAACTTACCGTAGATGTAATTCCTACGGGGTGCCTTTCTCTTGATTTGGCGCTGGGCGTTGGCGGAGTTCCTAGAGGGCGGGTAATTGAGATTTATGGACCTGAATCCTCAGGAAAGACAACAGTAGCACTCCATATTGTAGCTGAGGCCCAAAAAAACCATGGCAACGCTGCCTTTATTGATGCTGAACATGCTTTAGATCCGGTCTATGCTAGAAAGATTGGGGTTGATGTTGACAATCTCTTAATTTCTCAGCCGGACACGGGTGAGCAAGCATTGGAAATAGCCGAGACTCTGGTGAGAAGCGGCGCTGTAGACGTAATTGTTATAGATTCGGTAGCTGCTTTAGTGCCCAGAGCTGAGTTGGAAGGAGAAATGGGTGATTCCTTTGTAGGACTGCAGGCTAGGTTGATGTCTCAGGCTCTCAGGAAACTGACTGGTGCAATCAGTAAATCACAAACGGTGGCGATCTTTATAAATCAACTTCGTGAGAAAGTGGGAATCATGTTTGGTAATCCTGAAGTTACGCCAGGAGGTAGAGCGCTAAAATTTTATGCTTCAGTTCGAATCGAAGTTAAAAAGATTGATACCATAAAAGCCAGTGCAGACGTGGTGGGCAATAGGACTAGGGCCAGGATTGTCAAGAATAAAGTTGCTCCTCCTTTTAAACAAGCTGATTTTGATATCATGTATGGGGAAGGAATCTCAAGAGAGGGAGATGTCATCGACC is a window of Clostridia bacterium DNA encoding:
- the recA gene encoding recombinase RecA, whose protein sequence is MLEKEKALEMAVTQIERQFGKGAIMKLGEASAKLTVDVIPTGCLSLDLALGVGGVPRGRVIEIYGPESSGKTTVALHIVAEAQKNHGNAAFIDAEHALDPVYARKIGVDVDNLLISQPDTGEQALEIAETLVRSGAVDVIVIDSVAALVPRAELEGEMGDSFVGLQARLMSQALRKLTGAISKSQTVAIFINQLREKVGIMFGNPEVTPGGRALKFYASVRIEVKKIDTIKASADVVGNRTRARIVKNKVAPPFKQADFDIMYGEGISREGDVIDLATDLKIVDKSGAWYSYKGEKLGQGRENAKEFLKEHPEIYNQLAEDVRNAVLSPHKPKAES
- the thpR gene encoding RNA 2',3'-cyclic phosphodiesterase, which gives rise to MFFCIELPQNIRELLTSVQAKIDHPGLPIKWVEPYNLHITLLFLGELAPHYLPVMETAVLPRVSRIPPYMVSLDKLGFFPNSQKPKVIWVGIDEGRDDTIKLHDIIVEALATGAIRGKAEGHRFFPHITLGRIRESRQGSCNRGSIRLQTSIPKTSFKVDYVTLMRSDLTAKGPIYTPVFNAPLLSK